One genomic region from Pagrus major chromosome 24, Pma_NU_1.0 encodes:
- the stradb gene encoding STE20-related kinase adapter protein beta: MSHLCAPPPLHQDCSCISHSQVQPLDIEERYEDTSHQFLSCDGSEYTLQGPAGGDDITGLSAEPAHYQLLSELGRGFNNLSQVNMARYIPTSQLVAVKQTNLDECTEEELLQLMNEVLLSRLFRHSNLLTSRLVFSSCCQLWVLTPLMAYGSADTLLRTYFPDGMSESLIAYLLHGVLKALEYLHRMGYVHRGVKASHILLSGEGRVYLSGLHSVYSMMREGKRMRAVFDMPHHSPALLPWLSPELLRQDLHGYGVKSDIYSLGIVACELVSGRVPFQDMPPTQMLLQKLRGSHCCLLDVAPFPLGELGGLKVSRSGVDSGIGESVATGSLSHSATAPPTDRPQSPAPKNHSVTLHNLVQLCLQQQPERRPSASALLTHAFFKQVKRHTRDSFLSLMYPAAPLTSPEDPPVSCPPAPSCHAPTSASTDTSEAVWDF; the protein is encoded by the exons atgtctcacctgtgtgctcctccccccctccaccaGGACTGTTCCTGCATCTCCCACTCTCAGGTCCAGCCCTTGGACATAGAGGAGCGCTATGAGGACACCAGCCACCAGTTCCTG AGCTGTGACGGTTCTGAATACACTCTGCAAGGGCCAGCAGGTGGCGATGACATCACAGGGCTGTCAGCCGAGCCTGCCCACTACCAGCTACTGTCCGAGCTGG GGAGGGGCTTCAACAACCTGAGCCAGGTGAACATGGCACGCTACATCCCTACTAGCCAGCTGGTGGCCGTCAAACAAACCAACCTGGATGAGTGCAccgaggaggagctgctgcagctaatg AACGAGGTTCTGCTGTCCAGGCTGTTTCGTCACTCCAACCTGCTGACCTCTCGCCTGGTTTTCAGCTCCTGCTGCCAGCTGTGGGTCCTCACACCGCTCATGGCCTATG GCTCTGCCGATACATTACTAAGAACATATTTCCCAGATGGAATGAGTGAATCTCTGATAGCATACCTGCTGCATGGCGTGCTGAAAGCATTGGAATACCTGCACCGGATGGGCTACGTTCACCG GGGTGTGAAGGCCAGTCATATCTTGCTGTCAGGGGAGGGGCGTGTCTACCTCTCAGGGCTCCACAGTGTTTACAGTATGATGCGTGAGGGGAAGAGGATGAGGGCGGTGTTCGACATGCCCCACCACAGCCCCGCCCTGCTGCCCTGGCTCAGCCCTGAGCTCCTGCGACAG GATCTGCATGGTTACGGAGTAAAGTCAGATATCTACAGTTTAGGCATCGTGGCCTGTGAGCTGGTCAGCGGCAGGGTGCCATTCCAGGACATGCCCCCCACTCAG ATGCTGCTTCAGAAGCTGCGCGGCTCCCACTGCTGCTTGCTGGACGTGGCTCCCTTCCCGCTGGGCGAGCTGGGCGGGCTGAAGGTGTCGCGGTCCGGAGTGGACTCGGGCATCGGGGAGAGCGTGGCCACCGGAAGCCTGTCGCACAGCGCCACCGCTCCGCCTACCGACCGACCTCAGAGCCCCGCGCCCAAAAACCACTCGGTCACCCTGCACAACCTGGTTCAGCtgtgtctccagcagcagcctgagCGCAG ACCGTCAGCATCTGCACTGTTGACCCATGCTTTCTTCAAGCAG GTGAAGAGGCACACCAGAGACTCCTTCCTCAGCCTCATGTACCCAGCAGCGCCCCTCACCAGCCCCGAGGACCCTCCAGTATCCTGCCCTCCCGCCCCGTCCTGCCACGCTCCAACGTCAGCCTCCACCGACACCTCTGAGGCCGTGTGGGACTTCTAA
- the trak2 gene encoding trafficking kinesin-binding protein 2 isoform X1 has protein sequence MFEAKPRAVEKKESSTETDEGLGSSSRHYGSGSLGSGSAGSVYLSDSQDWVVSPSCSPDEGPVQPTAISPLLAEETFRYMTYLALEPSSYSHPGSQSLSKVLSGDRVEQMTKTYNDMEVVTQLLAERDRDLELAARIGQSLLQRNHLLQERNEALEEQLAQALDQVHQLQHELSKKDELLRMVASASEESETDSSVSTPLRQPLPLGGTTAAAALSQLEFLQSKLQDLEEENLSLRSEACQLKSDTITYEEKEQQLVSDCVKELRESNSQMVSLSDELSQKNEELLRHQEEIAQLLSQIVELQHRVKELALEKEELRIHLQASKDAQRQLTAELNELADRNAECVEMLHESQEEIKDLRNKNTPSAGMRRHLSYGLYPMDSLAAEIEGTMRRELSVEEETAFQDQRTSQKRVFQTVRSINASTSRPASATPPIPGSGQSSLVMTAQPFPSNQGEEVRLGQPGCPGGNDLTRALHRLSLRRQNFLCERQFFQAERERKLHALEDGDGSGCSSPMGSVVSSFSNLSELSFSSSVFKTFLPEKLQIVKPMEGSLTLHHWQQLAKPHLATILDPHPGVVTKGFCSLPQDDVYRLSDMEEDEEDEEHRGAGVLEKGAAERGKEEEDEEEEEGGIIFKVRVSSTPEERRDRKHSMPALPVSPLPPSQQTLPGTPASCSSVTSALCLTPPPRQITEKSSLSSQPIPGVCTTVVQSQSQICTSTSTTVSSSVQNPGKCQSSTFSTYTFTTCRILHPSDITQVTTSSQSSIMANTPSSMRTGPSTPVTPCRLSLGDSFPPRRPAAPPGGLAKLVLERGISAQVSTDTPPSSPKPTPRQPLFRLLPSTPPNSPTHSPSPSPVPMEARQHSADNFLASRPAELFLQDVYGLNLGRAPHPDLPSSSQEPPGLVPSPKPGRARPDPVNVGLVERLRRLGFTKVLHGSESEASVPRQDSSTFVSASGGSLLDGLRRNQSLPAMICARAGKPSAHPTPPPHPTSLAIPPPSWGNLKERRRHLASVSHVPSSSTKR, from the exons ATGTTTGAAGCCAAACCTCGGGCGGTGGAGAAGAAGGAGTCGAGCACTGAGACAG ATGAGGGTCTGGGCAGCAGCAGTCGGCATTACGGGTCCGGCTCACTGGGCTCAGGTTCGGCCGGATCCGTCTACCTGTCCGACAGCCAGGACTGGGTGGTCTCCCCAAGCTGCTCACCGGATGAAGGCCCTGTCCAGCCCACCGCCATCTCTCCCCTGCTGGCCGAGGAGACGTTTCGCTACATGA CGTATCTTGCTTTGGAGCCCTCCTCTTATTCCCATCCCGGCTCTCAGAGCCTCTCCAAAG TCCTCAGTGGTGATCGTGTGGAGCAGATGACCAAGACCTACAATGACATGGAAGTGGTCACGCAGCTTTTGGCTGAG CGGGACAGAGACTTGGAGCTGGCAGCTCGGATCGGTCAGTCACTTCTGCAGAGGAACCACCTGCTGCAGGAACGCAACGAGGCCTTAGAGGAGCAGCTAGCACAGGCCCTGGACCAG GTTCACCAGCTGCAGCATGAGCTCAGTAAGAAGGACGAGTTGCTGCGAATGGTGGCCAGCGCCTCCGAGGAGAGCGAGACTGACTCCAGCGTGTCCACGCCGCTGCGGCAACCTCTGCCACTGGGGGGAACCACCGCCGCCGCAGCCCTCAGCCAGCTGGAGTTTCTCCAGAGCAAGCTGcaggacctggaggaggagaacctGTCACTGAGGTCTGAG GCATGTCAACTGAAAAGCGATACCATCACCtatgaggagaaggagcagcagctAGTGAGCGACTGTGTGAAGGAGCTCC GTGAGTCCAACAGCCAGATGGTGTCTCTGTCGGATGAACTGTCTCAGAAGAACGAGGAGCTGCTCAGACACCAGGAGGAAATCGCTCAACTGCTCTCTCAGATTGTtgagctgcagcacagagtGAAGGAG CTGGCTCTGGAGAAAGAGGAGCTGAGGATCCACCTACAGGCCTCTAAAGACGCTCAGAGACAGCTCACAGCAGAG ctgaacGAGCTGGCGGACAGGAATGCAGAGTGTGTGGAGATGCTCCATGAATCCCAGGAGGAGATCAAAGACCTCCGCAATAAAAACACTCCTTCTGCCGGGATGCGAAGGCACCTCTCCTACGGCCTCTACCCCATG gACTCTTTGGCGGCGGAGATCGAGGGCACCATGAGGAGAGAGCTGAGTGTAGAGGAAGAGACCGCCTTTCAGGACCAAAG AACATCCCAGAAGCGAGTCTTCCAAACAGTCCGCTCCATCAACGCCTCAACATCACGGCCAGCTTCAGCCACCCCTCCTATCCCCGGCTCAGGGCAGAGCTCTCTAGTGATGACTGCACAGCCCTTCCCATCCAATCAGGG GGAGGAGGTGCGACTAGGCCAGCCCGGCTGTCCAGGAGGAAACGACCTGACCAGAGCCCTCCACCGCCTGTCGCTGCGACGACAGAACTTCCTGTGCGAGCGCCAGTTCTTCCAGGCGGAGCgcgagaggaagctgcatgcgCTGGAAGACGGGGATGGCAGCGGGTGCAGCTCACCAATGGGCAGCGTGGTGTCTTCTTTCTCCAACCTGTCGGAACTGTCCTTCAGCTCCAGCGTGTTCAAGACCTTCCTGCCTGAGAAGCTTCAGATCGTCAAACCCATGGAAG GCTCACTGACACTCCATCACTGGCAGCAGCTGGCCAAACCACACCTGGCCACCATCCTGGACCCCCACCCTGGTGTTGTGACCAAAGGTTTCTGCTCGCTGCCTCAGGATGATGTCTACCGCCTGTCCGAcatggaggaggatgaggaggatgaagagcacCGAGGAGCAGGTGTCCTGGAGAAGGGGGCGGCAGAGcgaggaaaggaagaggaggatgaggaagaagaggagggtggGATCATCTTCAAGGTTCGTGTTTCGTCCACAccggaggagaggagagacagaaagcatTCAATGCCAGCTCTCCCTGTATCGCCTCTCCCGCCATCGCAGCAGACATTACCTGGGACTCCTGCCAGCTGCTCCTCAGTCACATCAGCCCTCTGCCTCACTCCCCCACCCCGACAAATCACTGAAAAATCCAGCCTATCATCTCAGCCCATTCCAGGCGTTTGCACAACAGTGGTCCAATCACAAAGTCAGATTTGCACCTCTACATCCACTACTGTATCTTCCTCGG TCCAAAATCCAGGAAAGTGTCAGAGCTCCACCTTTTCCACCTACACCTTCACGACTTGTCGCATCCTGCACCCCAGTGACATCACACAGGTCACCACAAG TTCTCAGTCGTCCATCATGGCCAACACACCCAGCTCCATGAGGACAGGTCCCAGTACCCCTGTGACTCCTTGCAGACTGAGTCTCGGTGACTCCTTTCCCCCTCGACGCCCTGCTGCACCCCCTGGCGGCCTGGCCAAGCTGGTCCTAGAAAGGGGCATTTCTGCACAAGTCTCCACTGACACTCCACCTTCATCCCCAAAACCCACACCGCGGCAGCCCCTTTTCCGTCTTCTCCCAAGCACTCCCCCTAACTCCCCCACCCACTCACCTTCTCCCTCCCCGGTGCCCATGGAGGCCCGCCAGCACTCGGCTGACAATTTCCTCGCCTCGAGGCCAGCAGAGCTTTTTCTCCAGGACGTTTACGGTTTGAATTTGGGCCGTGCGCCACATCCCGACCTACCAAGCTCTTCCCAGGAGCCCCCAGGCCTTGTCCCGTCCCCTAAGCCAGGCAGAGCCCGGCCTGACCCAGTCAACGTTGGCCTGGTGGAGAGGCTGCGGCGGCTGGGATTCACCAAGGTGCTCCATGGTTCAGAGTCTGAGGCCTCAGTGCCACGCCAGGATTCTTCTACTTTTGTGTCAGCAAGCGGAGGAAGCCTATTGGACGGTCTGAGGCGCAACCAGAGCCTTCCGGCCATGATTTGTGCCCGAGCGGGGAAGCCATCCGCTCACCcgacacctcctcctcaccccacCTCCCTGGCCATCCCACCACCATCATGGGGAAACCTTAAAGAACGCCGCCGGCATCTTGCCTCTGTCTCCCATGTCCCATCAAGTTCAACCAAGCGCTGA
- the trak2 gene encoding trafficking kinesin-binding protein 2 isoform X2 produces MFEAKPRAVEKKESSTETDEGLGSSSRHYGSGSLGSGSAGSVYLSDSQDWVVSPSCSPDEGPVQPTAISPLLAEETFRYMILSGDRVEQMTKTYNDMEVVTQLLAERDRDLELAARIGQSLLQRNHLLQERNEALEEQLAQALDQVHQLQHELSKKDELLRMVASASEESETDSSVSTPLRQPLPLGGTTAAAALSQLEFLQSKLQDLEEENLSLRSEACQLKSDTITYEEKEQQLVSDCVKELRESNSQMVSLSDELSQKNEELLRHQEEIAQLLSQIVELQHRVKELALEKEELRIHLQASKDAQRQLTAELNELADRNAECVEMLHESQEEIKDLRNKNTPSAGMRRHLSYGLYPMDSLAAEIEGTMRRELSVEEETAFQDQRTSQKRVFQTVRSINASTSRPASATPPIPGSGQSSLVMTAQPFPSNQGEEVRLGQPGCPGGNDLTRALHRLSLRRQNFLCERQFFQAERERKLHALEDGDGSGCSSPMGSVVSSFSNLSELSFSSSVFKTFLPEKLQIVKPMEGSLTLHHWQQLAKPHLATILDPHPGVVTKGFCSLPQDDVYRLSDMEEDEEDEEHRGAGVLEKGAAERGKEEEDEEEEEGGIIFKVRVSSTPEERRDRKHSMPALPVSPLPPSQQTLPGTPASCSSVTSALCLTPPPRQITEKSSLSSQPIPGVCTTVVQSQSQICTSTSTTVSSSVQNPGKCQSSTFSTYTFTTCRILHPSDITQVTTSSQSSIMANTPSSMRTGPSTPVTPCRLSLGDSFPPRRPAAPPGGLAKLVLERGISAQVSTDTPPSSPKPTPRQPLFRLLPSTPPNSPTHSPSPSPVPMEARQHSADNFLASRPAELFLQDVYGLNLGRAPHPDLPSSSQEPPGLVPSPKPGRARPDPVNVGLVERLRRLGFTKVLHGSESEASVPRQDSSTFVSASGGSLLDGLRRNQSLPAMICARAGKPSAHPTPPPHPTSLAIPPPSWGNLKERRRHLASVSHVPSSSTKR; encoded by the exons ATGTTTGAAGCCAAACCTCGGGCGGTGGAGAAGAAGGAGTCGAGCACTGAGACAG ATGAGGGTCTGGGCAGCAGCAGTCGGCATTACGGGTCCGGCTCACTGGGCTCAGGTTCGGCCGGATCCGTCTACCTGTCCGACAGCCAGGACTGGGTGGTCTCCCCAAGCTGCTCACCGGATGAAGGCCCTGTCCAGCCCACCGCCATCTCTCCCCTGCTGGCCGAGGAGACGTTTCGCTACATGA TCCTCAGTGGTGATCGTGTGGAGCAGATGACCAAGACCTACAATGACATGGAAGTGGTCACGCAGCTTTTGGCTGAG CGGGACAGAGACTTGGAGCTGGCAGCTCGGATCGGTCAGTCACTTCTGCAGAGGAACCACCTGCTGCAGGAACGCAACGAGGCCTTAGAGGAGCAGCTAGCACAGGCCCTGGACCAG GTTCACCAGCTGCAGCATGAGCTCAGTAAGAAGGACGAGTTGCTGCGAATGGTGGCCAGCGCCTCCGAGGAGAGCGAGACTGACTCCAGCGTGTCCACGCCGCTGCGGCAACCTCTGCCACTGGGGGGAACCACCGCCGCCGCAGCCCTCAGCCAGCTGGAGTTTCTCCAGAGCAAGCTGcaggacctggaggaggagaacctGTCACTGAGGTCTGAG GCATGTCAACTGAAAAGCGATACCATCACCtatgaggagaaggagcagcagctAGTGAGCGACTGTGTGAAGGAGCTCC GTGAGTCCAACAGCCAGATGGTGTCTCTGTCGGATGAACTGTCTCAGAAGAACGAGGAGCTGCTCAGACACCAGGAGGAAATCGCTCAACTGCTCTCTCAGATTGTtgagctgcagcacagagtGAAGGAG CTGGCTCTGGAGAAAGAGGAGCTGAGGATCCACCTACAGGCCTCTAAAGACGCTCAGAGACAGCTCACAGCAGAG ctgaacGAGCTGGCGGACAGGAATGCAGAGTGTGTGGAGATGCTCCATGAATCCCAGGAGGAGATCAAAGACCTCCGCAATAAAAACACTCCTTCTGCCGGGATGCGAAGGCACCTCTCCTACGGCCTCTACCCCATG gACTCTTTGGCGGCGGAGATCGAGGGCACCATGAGGAGAGAGCTGAGTGTAGAGGAAGAGACCGCCTTTCAGGACCAAAG AACATCCCAGAAGCGAGTCTTCCAAACAGTCCGCTCCATCAACGCCTCAACATCACGGCCAGCTTCAGCCACCCCTCCTATCCCCGGCTCAGGGCAGAGCTCTCTAGTGATGACTGCACAGCCCTTCCCATCCAATCAGGG GGAGGAGGTGCGACTAGGCCAGCCCGGCTGTCCAGGAGGAAACGACCTGACCAGAGCCCTCCACCGCCTGTCGCTGCGACGACAGAACTTCCTGTGCGAGCGCCAGTTCTTCCAGGCGGAGCgcgagaggaagctgcatgcgCTGGAAGACGGGGATGGCAGCGGGTGCAGCTCACCAATGGGCAGCGTGGTGTCTTCTTTCTCCAACCTGTCGGAACTGTCCTTCAGCTCCAGCGTGTTCAAGACCTTCCTGCCTGAGAAGCTTCAGATCGTCAAACCCATGGAAG GCTCACTGACACTCCATCACTGGCAGCAGCTGGCCAAACCACACCTGGCCACCATCCTGGACCCCCACCCTGGTGTTGTGACCAAAGGTTTCTGCTCGCTGCCTCAGGATGATGTCTACCGCCTGTCCGAcatggaggaggatgaggaggatgaagagcacCGAGGAGCAGGTGTCCTGGAGAAGGGGGCGGCAGAGcgaggaaaggaagaggaggatgaggaagaagaggagggtggGATCATCTTCAAGGTTCGTGTTTCGTCCACAccggaggagaggagagacagaaagcatTCAATGCCAGCTCTCCCTGTATCGCCTCTCCCGCCATCGCAGCAGACATTACCTGGGACTCCTGCCAGCTGCTCCTCAGTCACATCAGCCCTCTGCCTCACTCCCCCACCCCGACAAATCACTGAAAAATCCAGCCTATCATCTCAGCCCATTCCAGGCGTTTGCACAACAGTGGTCCAATCACAAAGTCAGATTTGCACCTCTACATCCACTACTGTATCTTCCTCGG TCCAAAATCCAGGAAAGTGTCAGAGCTCCACCTTTTCCACCTACACCTTCACGACTTGTCGCATCCTGCACCCCAGTGACATCACACAGGTCACCACAAG TTCTCAGTCGTCCATCATGGCCAACACACCCAGCTCCATGAGGACAGGTCCCAGTACCCCTGTGACTCCTTGCAGACTGAGTCTCGGTGACTCCTTTCCCCCTCGACGCCCTGCTGCACCCCCTGGCGGCCTGGCCAAGCTGGTCCTAGAAAGGGGCATTTCTGCACAAGTCTCCACTGACACTCCACCTTCATCCCCAAAACCCACACCGCGGCAGCCCCTTTTCCGTCTTCTCCCAAGCACTCCCCCTAACTCCCCCACCCACTCACCTTCTCCCTCCCCGGTGCCCATGGAGGCCCGCCAGCACTCGGCTGACAATTTCCTCGCCTCGAGGCCAGCAGAGCTTTTTCTCCAGGACGTTTACGGTTTGAATTTGGGCCGTGCGCCACATCCCGACCTACCAAGCTCTTCCCAGGAGCCCCCAGGCCTTGTCCCGTCCCCTAAGCCAGGCAGAGCCCGGCCTGACCCAGTCAACGTTGGCCTGGTGGAGAGGCTGCGGCGGCTGGGATTCACCAAGGTGCTCCATGGTTCAGAGTCTGAGGCCTCAGTGCCACGCCAGGATTCTTCTACTTTTGTGTCAGCAAGCGGAGGAAGCCTATTGGACGGTCTGAGGCGCAACCAGAGCCTTCCGGCCATGATTTGTGCCCGAGCGGGGAAGCCATCCGCTCACCcgacacctcctcctcaccccacCTCCCTGGCCATCCCACCACCATCATGGGGAAACCTTAAAGAACGCCGCCGGCATCTTGCCTCTGTCTCCCATGTCCCATCAAGTTCAACCAAGCGCTGA
- the trim25l gene encoding E3 ubiquitin/ISG15 ligase TRIM25 yields MSAKLWTEEQFNCPVCLDLPNDPVTIPCGHSYCMGCIKDYWSKDDPKGIYSCPQCRQTFCPKPSLSRNTMLAEAVEQLRKGALKADVRESLRKAHGGASSSSSRSKGKLSTAAVPCDMCKGEQREAVKSCLACMSSFCEAHLKPHQTKKSLKQHELIPPTGNLAEKICTQHKYLQEFYCRHCKMFVCWLCTSNTHKGHECVSTKAERLEKQKMLSEMQTENQQRLKDREQELKDMKKVMEVMKRSAGRVHDDTEQALSELQRSVERLQELLEDLMDQAGLEKMEQAQEVADSLEAEIKVLKKRDTEMKDLARCEDHIYYLQTCESMCNPLETGDLPPVVVNPEASFEPVRDVILDLREKVEDLCNQELSKITKQGLKTQDVRSRDTPRVRETISRPSPRPSPTPSRRESQSLWSRSSQSQAAPAAAPTPTPTPAPAPAPAPAPAPAATGGFSRMASISSLFRSHRRGTTPATPVNNSPFAGGNPWGMSAVPETPTEINPGLFLDTPLPNAMNQAPAFPALREINIDSIQAPEPRSREEFLQYSVNLTLDPNTAHRRLALSEGNTKATLQGAAQPYPDTPQRFDGWTQVICQAPLYGQRCYWEVEWRGRGSSMGVAYGALNRKGSDARSGIGYNAQSWTLELSDTCCAAMHDNEKKDIPVTYSPRLGIYLDLSGGTLTFYSVAESMTHLHTFRANFTQPLYAAFGVGCGVGVGLDFALGQFSSSSDSIKICPM; encoded by the exons ATGAGTGCTAAACTGTGGACAGAGGAGCAGTTCAACTGCCCTGTGTGTCTGGATCTTCCTAATGATCCAGTCACCAtcccctgtggacacagctactgcatggGCTGCATCAAGGACTACTGGAGCAAAGATGACCCCAAGGGGATCTACAGCTGCCCACAATGCCGCCAGACCTTCTGCCCCAAGCCCTCCCTGTCCAGGAACACCATGCTGGCTGAGGCTGTGGAGCAGCTCCGCAAAGGGGCCCTCAAAGCTGACGTGCGTGAGTCTTTGCGGAAAGCCCATGGGGGagcttcatcctcctcatctaGATCCAAAGGTAAGCTTTCCACCGCAGCAGTGCCATGCGACATGTGCAAAGGAGAACAGCGAGAGGCAGTCAAGAGCTGCCTGGCATGTATGAGCTCATTCTGCGAAGCCCACCTGAAGCCCCACCAGACCAAGAAGTCCCTGAAGCAGCATGAGCTGATCCCACCCACAGGCAACCTGGCTGAGAAGATCTGCACCCAGCACAAGTACCTGCAGGAGTTCTACTGTCGCCACTGTAAGATGTTCGTCTGCTGGCTGTGcaccagcaacacacacaaaggccACGAGTGTGTGTCCACCAAGGCTGAGCGCCTGGAGAAACAG AAAATGCTGTCGGAGATGCAGACGGAGAACCAGCAGAGgctgaaagacagagagcaggagctGAAAGACATGAagaaggtgatggaggtgatgaag CGTTCTGCAGGCAGAGTGCACGACGACACGGAGCAGGCGCTGTCCGAGCTGCAGCGCTCGGTGGAGcgtctgcaggagctgctggaggacctGATGGATCAGGCCGGCCTGGAGAAGATGGAGCAGGCTCAGGAGGTTGCAGATAGCCTGGAGGCAGAGATCAAGGTGCTGAAGAAGAGGGACACGGAGATGAAGGACCTGGCCCGCTGCGAGGACCACATCTACTACCTGCAG ACATGCGAGTCCATGTGCAATCCCCTGGAGACTGGAGACCTCCCCCCTGTGGTGGTCAATCCAGAAGCTTCCTTTGAGCCCGTACGAGACGTCATCCTGGACCTCAGGGAGAAAGTGGAGGACCTGTGCAACCAGGAGCTGAGCAAGATCACCAAACAAG GCCTCAAAACTCAAGATGTGAGGAGCAGAGACACACCACGAG TGAGGGAGACCATCTCCAGACCCAGTCCCAGACCCAGCCCCACTCCGAGCCGCAGAGAGTCTCAGTCTCTTTGGAGCAGGTCCAGTCAGAGCCAGGCTGCCCCTGCTGCAGCACCAACCCCAACTCCTACTCCTGCCcctgctcctgctccagctccagctccagctccagcagccaCTGGAG GTTTCAGTCGGATGGCGTCAATCAGCAGCCTCTTCCGCTCCCATCGGCGTGGCACCACCCCGGCCACCCCAGTTAATAACTCACCGTTTGCAGGAGGAAACCCAT GGGGGATGTCTGCTGTGCCGGAAACCCCTACAGAAA TTAACCCCGGTCTCTTCTTGGACACGCCCCTCCCCAACGCCATGAATCAGGCTCCTGCTTTCCCTGCAT TGAGAGAAATCAACATCGACAGCATCCAGGCCCCAGAAccgaggagcagagaggagttCCTTCAGT ACTCTGTGAATTTGACCCTTGACCCCAACACAGCCCACAGGCGGCTGGCTCTCTCCGAAGGCAACACTAAAGCCACCCTGCAGGGGGCGGCGCAGCCCTACCCCGACACTCCCCAGCGCTTCGACGGCTGGACCCAGGTGATCTGCCAGGCCCCGCTGTACGGCCAGCGCTgctactgggaggtggagtggagaggccGCGGCTCCTCCATGGGCGTAGCCTACGGGGCCTTGAACAGGAAGGGCTCGGACGCCAGGTCGGGGATCGGTTACAATGCCCAGTCCTGGACCCTGGAGCTGTCCGACACCTGCTGCGCTGCCATGCACGACAACGAGAAGAAGGACATACCGGTGACCTACTCCCCCCGGCTAGGCATCTACCTGGACCTGTCGGGGGGGACGCTGACGTTCTACAGCGTGGCAGAGAGCATGACACACCTTCACACCTTCCGCGCCAACTTCACCCAGCCGCTTTACGCAGCCTTCGGAGTGGGCTGTGGAGTCGGGGTGGGTCTGGACTTCGCCCTCGGCCAgttcagctccagctctgacaGCATTAAGATCTGTCCCATGTGA
- the nudt15 gene encoding nucleotide triphosphate diphosphatase NUDT15, which yields MSNKAVKRPGVGVGVLVTDSAHPGCVLLGKRRSEMGKGTYQLPGGHLEFGETWEDCAHREVLEEAGVRLVNVGFASVVNSIRLEEQYHYVTIIMQGKLDRKQSGEPENLEPEKNEGWTWTQWDQFPPEEQLFLPLACLRQQGFHPFRNTVTNTETQL from the exons ATGTCAAATAAAGCCGTAAAACGTCCAGGAGTTGGGGTCGGAGTGTTGGTGACAGATTCAGCCCACCCAGGCTGTGTTCTCCTGGGGAAACGGAGAAGCGAGATGGGCAAAGGGACATACCAGCTCCCCGGTGGCCACTTGGAGTTTGG GGAGACGTGGGAGGACTGCGCTCACAGAGAGGTGTTGGAGGAAGCAGGGGTTCGTTTGGTGAACGTCGGCTTTGCGTCAGTGGTGAACTCCATCAGACTGGAGGAGCAGTACCACTACGTCACCATAATCATGCAAGGAAAACTCGACAGGAAGCAGTCAGGGGAGCCAGAGAACCTGGAGCCGGAGAAGAATGAGG GTTGGACGTGGACGCAGTGGGACCAGTTTCCCCCTGAGGAGCAGCTCTTCTTGCCACTAGCCTGTCTGAGACAACAAGGCTTCCATCCGTTCAGGAACACAGTAACAAACACTGAAACTCAGCTGTGA